One Rhodoluna sp. KAS3 DNA window includes the following coding sequences:
- a CDS encoding RNA-binding protein → MLAAALEHLVKGIVDNPDDATVTARSTSRGDLLEVHVHPDDLGRVIGRNGRTAKALRTLVNALADGKKVRVDVVDTDF, encoded by the coding sequence GTGCTAGCCGCTGCGCTCGAACACCTAGTCAAAGGCATCGTTGACAATCCAGACGATGCAACCGTGACTGCACGATCAACCTCGCGAGGAGACTTGCTTGAGGTTCACGTGCACCCAGATGATCTGGGTCGTGTGATCGGGCGCAACGGCCGCACCGCCAAAGCGCTCCGCACGCTAGTGAACGCCCTAGCCGACGGTAAAAAAGTCCGCGTAGACGTGGTGGACACAGATTTCTAG
- the rpsP gene encoding 30S ribosomal protein S16: protein MAVKIRLKRMGKIRAPHYRIVVADSRTKRDGRAIEEIGRYIPTENPSLIEVNSERAQYWLSVGAQPTEQVAVLLKLTGDLQASQGDKSAKNTVQTKAPKAEFIVDGAKKTVLRPKAEIKVAPVEEAAPAAEAAAEDVIAEAADAAEEAVQSIEDAVADAADEAVEAPAAEEAAVNEEA, encoded by the coding sequence GTGGCTGTAAAAATCCGCTTGAAGCGCATGGGTAAAATCCGCGCGCCGCACTACCGCATCGTTGTAGCAGACTCACGCACCAAGCGTGACGGTCGTGCCATCGAAGAAATTGGTCGTTACATTCCGACCGAGAACCCATCACTTATCGAGGTCAACTCTGAGCGCGCTCAGTACTGGCTAAGCGTTGGCGCACAGCCAACTGAGCAGGTAGCAGTGCTACTAAAGCTCACCGGTGACCTACAGGCTTCACAGGGCGACAAGTCAGCAAAGAACACCGTTCAGACCAAGGCTCCAAAGGCTGAGTTCATCGTTGACGGTGCCAAGAAGACCGTTCTTCGCCCAAAGGCTGAGATCAAGGTTGCACCAGTTGAGGAAGCAGCTCCAGCAGCTGAGGCCGCAGCTGAGGACGTAATCGCAGAGGCTGCTGACGCAGCTGAAGAAGCAGTCCAGTCAATCGAAGATGCAGTTGCAGACGCAGCAGACGAGGCCGTTGAGGCTCCTGCTGCTGAAGAAGCTGCTGTAAACGAAGAGGCTTAA